TACCTGCAAATGTTATAGGTGATGGGAAGAATACGGTGCGTGAATTGGTCGAGATAAAAAATTCAGATCCTTTACGGGGAGATGGTTCTCGTTCACCTCTCAAAAAGATCGCTTTAGGTGACATAGAATTATTACAGTTAAAAGAACAAGGATTAACACCTGATAGTGTACCTCAGGCTGGTCAAATTGTGCAGTTACGTGCTAATTCTAATATCAGTACAGGAGGGGATTCTATTGATATGACTGATAAAATGCACGAGAGTTATAAACAGATTGCTGTAGGAGTTGCTCATGCAATGGGGGCTAAAGTTTGCGGGGTCGATTTAATTATTCCTGATTTAACAAAACAAGCTGAACCATCCTTAAACTCCTGGGGAGTAATTGAAGCTAATTTTAATCCAATGATGATGATGCATATTTTCCCCTATCAAGGTAAATCAAGAAGATTGACTAAGAACGTCATTAAAATGTTGTTTCCAAATATAGAAATGTAGTATCAACTTAAGTTAAGAGATAAGAAATGATCTGCACCCCAAGAGTTGGATTAAACAAACCAACAATTGAGGTGCAGATTTTATTATGGGTAAACACTACACAATCGAATTTAAATTACAGGTTCTCCAATTTATTCTGAATACGATACAATATCGAAAACAATCCTTTAAATAACAGTCTAACTTTTTGGGGTCAGGTTCATTTAGACCGCATTTTGTTTAATTAAGCTTTTTTCAAAAACTCAGATTTCAACATGATTTTGCCGCAATCAACGTTATGATCGCCATTTACTAAGCGGATGTTTTTGAATTTTGTACCTTTTTTCAATACTTCTGATGAACCTTTTAATTTTAAATCTTTAATCAAAAGTACATCATCACCATCTACAAGCAAATTCCCATTGCTGTCTTTTACAATGAGTTGATCGTCATCTGATTCTTGAATTTCATTATTGTCCCATTCATTACCGCAATCAGGGCA
This portion of the Haemophilus haemolyticus genome encodes:
- a CDS encoding zinc ribbon domain-containing protein YjdM yields the protein MDQMPNCPKCQSEYVYHDSINFVCPDCGNEWDNNEIQESDDDQLIVKDSNGNLLVDGDDVLLIKDLKLKGSSEVLKKGTKFKNIRLVNGDHNVDCGKIMLKSEFLKKA